From a region of the Lactuca sativa cultivar Salinas chromosome 4, Lsat_Salinas_v11, whole genome shotgun sequence genome:
- the LOC111887740 gene encoding uncharacterized protein LOC111887740 codes for MGALSSSSPLILRCILRRPPPPTTTHISYIAPFLKPSNRTPSICLPTPRRPIYHATIRSLTPRSLSTSTSPSPSPSPEIQPAISEEEGAESDDESEVEINDNHPTETAIEKAVDPKISSAHKEMLSKLKGMSVKEKKELGSYAHSLGKKLKSQQVGKSGVTDSVATALVETLEANELLKLKIHNNCPGELDEVVAQLEEATGSVVVGRIGRTVIIYRPSLTKLISEEKKKQALKVFLKRRAAFKSSYQGKMLSRRQSSTSPTRSRDFRKS; via the exons ATGGGAGCGTTATCATCATCTTCCCCTCTTATCCTACGATGTATTCTCCGACGTCCACCGCCCCCCACCACCACCCATATTTCCTATATTGCCCCTTTTCTCAAACCCTCTAACCGCACTCCTTCTATATGCCTCCCAACCCCTCGACGACCAATCTATCACGCTACTATACGCTCTCTCACTCCTCGATCTCtctccacctccacctcccccTCCCCCTCCCCCTCCCCGGAAATCCAACCTGCCATCTCTGAAGAAGAAGGCGCTGAAAGCGACGACGAATCAGAAGTTGAAATCAATGATAATCATCCCACCGAAACTGCAATTGAGAAGGCAGTCGATCCTAAAATTTCGAGTGCGCATAAGGAAATGTTGTCGAAATTGAAAGGCATGAGTGTGAAAGAGAAGAAAGAGTTGGGTTCTTACGCCCACAGTTTGGGGAAAAAACTTAAATCTCAACAGGTGGGGAAGTCTGGCGTCACTGATTCCGTCGCCACGGCGTTGGTCGAAACCTTAGAAGCCAACGAGCTTCTCAAG CTTAAAATTCATAACAATTGTCCTGGAGAACTAGACGAGGTGGTGGCCCAATTAGAAGAAGCCACGGGTTCAGTTGTGGTTGGTCGAATTGGTCGCACTGTCATCATTTACAGACCCagtctaacaaaactcatatcaGAGGAGAAAAAGAAACAGGCCCTCAAGGTTTTTCTCAAGAGAAGAGCAGCATTTAAGTCATCATATCAG GGGAAAATGCTGAGCAGAAGACAATCGTCGACATCACCTACTCGAAGTCGAGATTTTAGAAAGTCTTAG